In Oryza sativa Japonica Group chromosome 8, ASM3414082v1, the sequence TCGTCGTCGACGGCAAGGAACAGAAGGTGCTGCGCCTGGTGAAGGCGTTGTATGGACTTCGTCAAGCCCCGCGTGCGTGGTACACCAAGCTCGACGCGTCGCTGCTGTCACTTGGGTTCCATCGCAGTGCCTCAGAGCACGCTGTGTACATGCGCGGAGCTAACGCACGTCGACTGGTGGTCGGGGTGTACGTCGACGACCTTGTCATCACCGGCGGCAACCACTCCGAGCTTGATCAATTCAAGAAGGAGATGCGGGAGACGTTCCAGATGAGCGACCTCGGGCTACTTCGGTACTATCTTGGCCTGGAGGTGAGTCAGACCGACGAGGGCATCACCCTGAGCCAGGGTGCGTGCGCAAAGAAGATACTTGAGGCAGCAGGCATGGTTGGATGCAACCCGAGCCAGACTCCAATGGAGCCACGCCTCAAACTCAGTAAGTTGAGCACATCTCCTTGCGTGGATGCAACTGATTACAGGAAAATTGTTGGGTCGCTGCGCTATTTGGTGAACTCGAGACCGGACTTGGCGTTCTCAGTGGGTTATGTGAGTAGATTCATGGAGAAACCCACTACCGAGCATCTGGCAGCCGTGAAACGTGTGCTGCGCTATGTCGCCGGCACCATCAATCGCGGCTGCAGCTACCGGAGGAAGAAAGGAGCTGTTCATCTTGTTGGATTCAGTGACAGCGatctcgccggcgacgtcgacaCGCGGAAAAGCACCACCggtgtcttcttcttcctcggtgACAACTTGATTACCTGGCAATCTCAGAAGCAGAAGGTTGTTGCCTTATCGTCCTGTGAAGCGGAGTACATTGCGGCGACAACAGCTGCTTGCCAGGGTGTGTGGCTGGCGCGTCTTCTTGCCGAGCTCAAGGGAGAAGAAGCCGACGCCGTCACACTCAATGTCGACAATCAGTCGGCAATTCAACTCAGCAAAAACCCTGTTTTCCACGATCGCAGCTAGCATATAGAGACCAGATATCACTACATCAGAGAATGCATTGAGGAGGACAGGGTGAAGATCGAGTTCGTCAGTACAAACGATCAACTGGCGGACATTCTGACGAAGTCACTTGGGCGTGATCGGTTCAATAAACTGTGCACAAGGATTGGCCTCGTCGAAGTTAAAGGGACGTGCAAGGTTTAGGGGGAGATTTGTTGGAAATAAACCTTACACGATGTATCTAGTAGTAGCTAGTTTTACGTTCCTTTCTGTTGCTGCATGCATGTTAGTTTTTCTGTTGTTGCATGCGCGAGCTCCGGGTTGTGGATGCCCATGCATGTTAGTTTTTCTGTTGTTGCATGCGCGAGCTCCGGGTTGTGGATGCCGTGCACGTAGTGGCTGTCAACGAGATTAACTCGCGACTGGCCTGGACAACGGGACGTGAACGCGTCTCTCGGATCGCGGGGATGGACGCGAAAGAACCGGGACGTGGGATCGAATCCTAAGTCTGTTATTTGCATaataaaaggagaagaaaaaaaaccgaAAAGGTGAAGCTTCATCGCACCACAAAACTCAGCGTGTTTCCTCGTGTTCGCGTGTGTTTTTCCACAGCTTGTTTGTCGATCACTTAGGGAAACCTGACACACCTGAATCAACAAGTTCTGTCCCCAGCAAAAACTCATTCCTGCCCGGCCGTGTCGTACCGGCAAGGCGCGTCAAGTCTCGCTGCTCAGCGGTATATATATGCCCTGGCAAATTCGATCGGTTCCAGCGACACCATTCTCTAGAAGGCTAATAGCATAGTACAGCATATATACCGATATATCTGCAGCTTTTGTTGAGTTTTCTTCTGCTCTGTGGTGACTTCTGACCCTGATCTGTCATCTCCTCTTTATACAGATCACTTTCAGGTTTGTGTGCTATATGCCTACTATATCCCTCCGGCTTAAGGCTCTGTCTTGCGTGCTTGTGGCTTAAGCAAGCTTAATTATGTCCCTGTATATGATTCGTACATGTATTCTGTATCAGCTAGCAACAGATTCATGTTTCTGTTCCTAATGGAAAATAATTTTCGGGTTTGTTGTTGCCCTCAAAACAGACAGAGTTTTAAGAGATGGAGGGAGCTCTAGTGAGCACAGCAACCGGGGCCTTGAAGCCCGTCCTTGCGAAGCTAGCCGCTCTGCTTGGTGATAAGTACACGATCTTCAAGGGGCTGCACAAGGAGATCAAGTCTCTCTCTACCGAACTCATGGCCATCCATGCGTTCCTTCTCAATATGTCAGAGGAGGAGAATCCTGATGCCCAAGACCAGGCTTGGATGACGGAAGTAAGGGAGCTATCCTACGACATGGAGGACATTATTGACGAGTTCATGGTCCATGTTGATGATGAATCTGCCACTCCAGATGGGTTCATCAGTAAGTGTAAGAAATCGCTCGCAAATATGAAGACTAAACGTCGAATTGCCAAGGCAATAGAAGATTTCAAGAGCCAAATCAACATTGTCGGAGAAAGGCATGCAAGGTATAGATCAGAGAAGACCATCTGCAGGACCAGCAATACAATCATTGACCACAGGGCTCTCTCTATCTTTGAGCATGCTTCAAATCTTGTAGGTATTGAAGGGCCGAAAAATGAAGTAATCAAATTATTGTCCGATGATGATGGCTGTGAGTCAAAGCAACAACATCCAAAGGTTGTCTCGGTTGTTGGTTTTGGAGGACTTGGTAAAACTACTCTTGCATACCAAGTATACCAACAGCTCAAGGGAAATTTTTCCTGTTCGGTTTTCGTATCAGTATCACGAAATCCAGACATGATGAGAATTCTGAGAACTATTTTAAGTGAGGTGACACAACGTGATTATGCTGTGACTGAAGCTGGAGATGAACAACAACTTATTATTAAAATTTCcaattttctttcaaaaaaaaggtAATAGTGTGGTCCCTAGATAAATATTCTTTTAcatttccctcaaaaaaaatattcttttacaTGAAAACGTTGGCACAATTGAATTTGTAATTTTTATTTACATATGATCTAATTTAGCTATGCATGTTTATAGAATGATGTATGACGACATAATATACGTTGCCAATATATAGTTTGTACAGTATTTAGTTATTCGGATGCCATGCGAACGAGAGGGGTATGTGCTCAAATGACATGCATGCTACCTCCGTTCGGAAAAAGATGTTATTGCGCAGACCAATGAAATTGTGTTAGATGCAGCAAAAATTGCCAGTTTGCCCCTAATTAAGCATTATTATTAGCTCCAATCACCTACTTTTCGTCTTGGATTGCTACAAAGAACCATGCGTTTAGCTGTGTGCCAACTGGAAATTTTCACCTAGAAAACCGAAAACGATATATCTATTTGAGAACGGAGATAATATTCCTTATATAGATATTTATTTCTTATAAATTGATTTTGGTCACTATGGATGTTATAAAATTGAACACGTGGATTACAACTTATGGTCATTTTAATTcttattattagttaattatATCTCTTGAGTTGCTAGCTTTCCAAAAATTAAGTGCATGCACATACACTTAGAGAACTTTTACAATACAATATAATGGAAGTATTTACTATAGCTAGTAGTGTACTATATCAGGACTAGATCATTATGGTAAATTATGTTTGTTGCTAATCTGTCTCTAATTGCCtagatatactctctccgtactcCTGTACTCCTAAAGGAAGTCTGTCACTTTTCAATATATGaaaagatttgtcttgaaaaatacttttataaaagtatacatatatcacttttcaataaatatttttgtagaAACAAAAAAgtaaaagttgtgttttggagaccgtgttgctgcccaaaacgacttcctttacgagtatcgagggagtacaattttaattggttagaAAAATTACTCAATACCATTTGATCATTTATACTAgcggtatatatatattggcagTACATTATAATGGAGGGGATTTGGCCTAAAATAATTTCTTTACACgtttaagtgaaaattgatAGCCAaatgcttcttttttttcgttCAGAGTAGTATATATTTTCCTTAATCTGTTCTAGGCCTAAAGAGAAATCCTAGCTAGAAAGTTCGATATATCTAAATTTAGGAGGGAAAACATTAAACTAAGTTTAGGAATAGCATCCATGGTATATGCCGTGTTATCCGAAAGTTTTGTTGGACCTAAATCTATGCTAATATATATCACCCCTAATATTTATGCAGGTACTTTGTTGTAATTGATGACATATGGAACGTGGAAATATGGAACATTATTAAAGGTGCATTCTCCATGAACAGTCGCTGCAGTAAAATTATCACCACTACTCGCATAAGTGATGTCGCTAGATCGTGTTGTTCTTCATTTCGTGGTCATTTGTATAATATACGGCCCCTTGATACCGTGCACTCAAGAACGTTATTTCATAGAAGGCTATTCAACCCTCAGGAAAAATGTCCATCACACCTTGAAGAAGTTTCTGACCAAATATTGAAAAAATGTGACGGCTTACCTCTGGCAATCATAGCCATATCTGGTTTATTGGCCAACAAACTAAGGACAAAGGATCAATGGGAACATGTGAAAAATTCAATTGGTTGTGCACTTGAAAGAAATCCTACGGTTGAGGGAATGATAAGTATTTTATCATTGAGTTACTTTGATCTTCCTCCTCATCTAAAAACTTGTCTTTTGTATCTAAGTATATTTCCAGAAGACTATGTAATTAGGAAGAATGACTTGATACTGAGATGGATTGCTGAGGGATTCATTCATAAAGAGGACAGTAATACCTTGTATGAATCAGGAGAAATGTGTTTCAATGAACTAGTCAACAGGAATTTGCTACAACTTGAGAAGCAAAACTACAATGGATGTCGAGTTCATGACACGGTTCTTGATTTTATCATCTCGATGTCCAAGAAAAATAACTTTGTTACTTTAGTGACTTCTCCTTGTCTAACTATTGAGGGACAGAACAAGATCCGTCGGCTCTCCCTTCAAGTTGGCAGCGAGGAAGGAAATTCAATCCAACGAACAATGTTGTCTCATGCTCGATCTCTTGATGTGTTTTGGCTGCATCTACAGGAGATCCCTTCTCTAGTGGAGTTTCGGCACTTGCGTGTTCTGAGCTTTCAAGGTTGCAGGTGGTTGCAGAGCCAGCATCTTGCaaatataggaaagttgtttcaGCTAAGATTCCTGAACCTCAGGAAAACAGGTCTAAATGAACTGCCAGAAGAAATCGGATTTCTGCAGAACTTGCAGGCGCTGAACTTAGAAGGCAGCAATATGCATCGACTACCACCACATATTACAAGGCTGGGAAATTTGGTACATCTATTTACTGACATTCGGATTCAACTCCCGGAAGGTATTGCGAAGATGCGGTCACTAGAGACATTAAAATGGGTTGACCTATCCAACCATTCATCTAACATTGTAAAAGAACTTGGCCAGCTAGAGAATTTGAGGGAACTGAAGTTGTTTATGCCCAACGATGATATATGCGATGAGCACGTGAAGGTTATTGCCTCTTGTCTAGTTGAATTAGGTAGACATAACCTCCGTCGTCTATATATCGTGGGTTATACCGAATTGCCTAACAGCCTCTTACCAGATCCGTGGTGCCCTTCACCACTTAAACTCGAAGAACTTGACATCTCTGACTCACCTATGGTACAGGTTCCGAGTTGGATGCGCTCATTCGTCCAGCTTAAAAGGTTAGGCCTTATTCTAAAGGATGTCAGTGATGAAGATCTAACCACCCTCGGTCGCCTACCTTCTCTGCTACATCTTCATCTCAATATACCAAGAGGAGAACCAGGGTACGAGGATAGGCTCCTCATCAGTGGCTGCCATGGATTCTCATGCTTGAGGCAGTTTTATCTCACGGGTCAGCAGCCAATTTTTACAGCGGGATCTATGCCAAGGCTAGAGCTACTCAGAGTTGAAATGGATGAATCTAAGCCAGAGTTTCTAACTAATGCTTCTCTTGAAAACCTCCCCTGCCTCACCACTGTGAAATGTTTGCTTTTCAACTTTCAACGTGGTGAGGTGGCTCAAAATGGGAAGACTGCCATGGCGAGAGCAATGAGTTCTCATCCGAACCACCCTAGCCTTGTGTATGAGTAGAGCTGGCGGTCTTTCATATTATATATCGAGCTATATATTTGATGCACAACCACCAAGGAACAGCCAGCTGGTAACTGCTAACCACTTAATTCTCTCAAACAACACATGATTAATGCCCAGAATTTGATCACCTCTTTACACTATCAGATGATACAATTATTGTACTGATGATGGCCTTGGGGCACGGTTTCACGCAATCTGCAGTGACAAGGTTGCTTATTTACTAGCGTACTTAGTTGGTCATCCTAAACTCGATATCTTTTACAGTGTTTGCGAGGTACTTAAAGATATTAAGAGATAGAACAATGTAAACCATTGATCAAGAGAGGGGCAAGGTACGGAATAAAAGTTAATGTAACCGATAGCAACGAAGTAAATAACTAGTAAAATATGGGTATTTTGGGTTAATCAAATACCTAGCTGAATTGATCCGTATTGTTTGGTAgaaaaagttgtaaatcttacGAGGCATTTTGTCTCCGATACATTTTGTATCATTCGGTCGAAAATGTAAATCTTCCCATAAATTTTATCTCCTAAATAAGTTTTATCATTTTCTAATATTTGAATGTATTTGAGAGAATAGCTACTTTAGTCCCTAAAGTTTTTCTGTAGGATCAGTTTAGTCCCTAACCTTTTAAATGGTCCAAAAAAATCCTTAACCTTTGTCATAAGACCTAGAATAGTCCTTGGATCCACCAAAACCATCATATggatatgccatgtcatcattcatgcaaaatctataatgaattgtccaatttacccttacgtatatcatagaaaaataaatataagggtgaattagatataaccataggaaaaaatactttttttcaccattttgaggtatatttttgctcttgcatataccatatatttttttaacattttccttttgttttttattttcctatgcgtAAGGGTAAATTAgacaaatcatatagattttgcatagaaaggtgacatggcatgtccatgtggcaattttggtgggaccaaggactatattagcccacatgacaaatttaaaggacttgtttggacaataTGAAAGAATAAGAACTAAAATGACCCAGGATCGAAACTTTAGGtaccatattagctattctccCAATGTATTTTTGTGTTGTTTCATGTATCACAAATTTATAATTAAGTTGACATGCATGTGTCTATATAATGTAGCGTATGTGTTCATGCATGCACGATGATTAAGTTGGAAACGATGATGTTCAAATTAGCCCCAAATTTCTAGCATGCTTAACAAGAGTAACGCAAGTTATTAGTTAGCAAGTTCAAATATTTGGGACGAAGATGTGAGAATAAGATCAGGATCCCACTAATTAACACAGTTAATTACTATAGAATTAAAGAGAAAacattttttcttaaaagaatTTCCTCCATTGTAGCGATTGCACCCTAATCAacacaataataaaaaatgacacattttttttgtccaaaatAACATGGCTGCATGATCAACAAAACATATCAATTTCCTTCTTCACTTACTGTCATATATGTTGtactttgatattttttttaagacttTGTACTTTGAAATTATAGTATCTACCTATGTTCATGTTATTGAGGGAGAATATGCAAAGATGAACAAACATGTAAATATAGCGTATTGACAATGAATTACATATGAACCTACAAACCGATGATCTTTTACTGAGTTTATATGTTCTTTGTGATAAAAtatcaattttaaaataacCACACGAACATTCGGTCATATTTTATCCGATTGTGTTATTAGACACAAAATATCGGGGGCgtctaatgggcgggtgatcgctcccccGTCCGTCCAGCGATCACCCGTCCGCGCCCTCACTTATACAAtacactcctccctcctctctccccttcctcctccctttcttctttttctactACAgtaaaccacaaaaaaaaatttaaaaaaaaagttagaaaaatttatgcatagaaataatatatataataaatttgaattcaaattcaaatttgaatcgggtatgtaaacttttgacttataaactttgggtctataaactttaggtatataaactttagatgtatagaaatactatatatagaaaatatttaaattcaaattcaaatttgaatcggatataattcaaattcaaatttaaaacgggtatgtaaacttttgacttataaactttaggtctataaactttaggtgtataaactttagatgcataaaaatactatatatagaaaatatttgaattcaaattcaaatttgaatcagatataattcaaattcaaatttaaaacaggtatgtaaacttttgacttataaactttgggtcattaaactttaggtgtataaactttagatgtatagaaatactatatataaaaaaaattgaattgaaattcaaatttgaatttgaatcgaatatataaacttttgacttataaactttggttctctaaactttagatgtgtaaacttgaggtgtataaactttagatgcataaatttactaaaataatagagtaatacggtgccaaaaaaggaaaccaggtggagggagggagggaagaggggatCGATCGCTACCCCATAGCCAAGGCGATCGATTGCCCATTAGAGGTTTCGCAAAATATCAACTTAAAAAAACATCACGATCATACTCTTAAAAAGAAAATGtaaatctaagaaaaaaaacacgtaaattttttttaagggaaaccGAAAACTTTATTACTGAGGCAGGCCAGCCAAATCGCTGGTCACCAAATACTCAAGGCCCGGCGGAGTGCCGGCCCAGCTACAAGGGTCAAGCAAATTACAACCCAGTTTCGCCAGTTCATGCACTACTTGTTACATTCCCTGGGGCAATAATTAACCAAGAATGAAATAAATCTTCTAGAAATGACATTCTTGATCTCCAGAATCACACCCCCCATGACAGAGAGATTGAAAGAGTTCTCCTGGAGTGTAGACTTCAGCAGCAGCGAGCCTATTTCAAACTCTACCTTCATTATCCCCCTTTCACTTGCCGCCCCTACAGCCGCTGCACAAGCAATAATCTCAGAATGGAATGCATCCATCATGTTATCAGCTCCGCCAGCTCCAGCCTGAACCACCCGTCCATGATGATCCCGAATAACATATCCCCATCCGCCTTGTTTGGTGCTGCTGTGGAAGGCCCCATCCGAGTTGATGTTCAGGACATCAGAGGTGGGTTTTCTCCATTTTGCCATTCTCCTCTCCTTCAACTTCCCCTCTTTCCAATTCAACTTCAAGAATTCCTCTCCCTGGTTATCAATGATATACGCCAAGTCAATTGGGTCTCTGGCTTTACCTCCTTCCCTCACTTCATTCATCTGCTTCCACCATTGCCACAAACAAACGACAGCTCTCATCTGTATATTCTCTGGGCACCCCCAAATGGTCTCCAGCACACTTCTTGCATTAGGTTGTTGCGCTAGAGATAATCTCAGGTCTTCCAAGTTCATCGCCTACCAAACTTTCTTAACAAGCTTGCACTTGAAAAGCACTTGAAAAACACGTGAATTTTGTAATGCAGGATTACCGACGATCATGTTCCTAGGAAGGAAATGTAAATCTTTTTAGAACACGTAAATAACGGAAATGAGAATCACGGGTATAGTAGAGATGAGGTACCGATGCGGAACCTGTGTACCTAGAACTAAGAAGACAATTATGCCCTTctccatcttaaaaaaaatatcctttTACACTTACTACCTAAGTACCTATATCAGTACTTAAATATCTTTTAAGTGGTATCTTTTATTATGGACCATTAGATTTTTACCAAACACCGTAAAATCTCTCCTTCAACATATAGGGAATGCCTTGGCTGTACTCTCGAGCTTCCGTTCCATGAAGCGGCCGTTGTAGAACaccggcctcgtcgtcactgGTGATGAGGACGCCTATTCACCCATTATTAGTTGCAGGCATTCATTGCCGCTAGGTAAGCTGGCCACCCTACCAATGCCAGCACTCCAGCCGGCGCCACCAACGCTGCTACGCCGCCCTCAGCACCCTCCATTACGTGCCCCTTCGTCCACGGAatcgccgccgcccatctcAAACCCCTTCTTGCCCAGATCTGTCACCCTCCACTGCTTCTGCAGggactccaccaccaccacgccggtCAATGTGGCCGCCCTCCCCTGGGGAGGTCTCCTAGGTCTCGGAAACGCCAGATCGGGGCTCTAGCAGCCCTTAATTAAGGCGTTGTTTAGGCCTCGTTTACTTGGCAAAAACTTTTGCCTATACGTaccacatcggatatacggacacacatttaaagtattaaacgtagtctaataataataaaaaaaactatagattCCGCTAGGAAATTGCGAGAGGAATTTATTAAGCACAATTAATTcttcattagcaaatatttactgtagcaccacattatcaaatcatggcgcaattagacttaaaagatttgtctcgtaatttacacgcaaaatgtgtaattgattttttattttgtccacatttatactccatacatatgtccaaacattcgatgtgatgggtgaaaagtttttgttttggaaactgtggccttgtttagttcgcgaaaaaaaattttaggtgttacatcagacgtttgaccggatgttggaagggtttttgacacgaataaaaaaactaagttcataacttgcctggaaaacgcgagatgaatctttttagtctaattaatctgtcattagcacatgtgggttactatagcaccTATGGTTAATCAGGTGcaattaattgcacagtttgcatggaaatcgcgagacgaatcttttgagcctaattagtctatgattaaccataagtgctacagtaacccacatgtactaatgacggattaatcaCGCTAAAAAGATTCATTTCGCGGTTTCtaggcaagttatgaaattacttttttcattcgtatccaaATACCCTTCTAATATCCGGTCAAACGCCCGATGTGAcccccaaaaattttcttttcgcaaactaaacaaggccgtAATCTAGACACGACGCTCCTTCAATCCGCTCTGCCAACCAGCTCGTCTCCGCATCCCATCGAGCCTTCAAGGAGAAGACGCAAGGAAGGTGCTTTATCTACCTTGCGCATGACCATCAAGTGGTGACTATCAGGGCAATAGCAATGCGTCCCATGTATATACCGAATCTCAGATGCCACATGGGCTAAGGAACTGTGGTAGTCACAAGATTCACAATGTAGCAACTCCAAAGTGGGGTCCACAAAAATAaagttctccttttttttctccactttTCCCCATCTCCTTCTCCCTTTCCTCGGGACCACCGCTATCCTTCTTCTCCCCCATCTCTCAcgccttcccctctctctcctctcatgcTCGGGTGGCAACCTGACTCAGTCTTCTCTCCTTACACCGTGTTGGGTCGGCCAGGCGGAGCAGCAGCCTGCGGAAACGGCGCCGAGGTGGCCGGGCAGAGTGGCAGCCTCTGAGGCAACGGAGCTAGGCGGAGACAGCGCCGATGCGGCCGGGCGGAGCGCCGGCCTCTGCGGCGACGGAGCCGGACGGAGCGCCGGCCTCTATGGCGACGAAGCCGGGCAAAGAGGCGACGGCAACCGAGTAGAGAGGCGACCGAAGCGGTGACGGTGCAGGCCGGAGCAGCGGAGGGGTGGGCTCGCCGGATCTAGCCTCAGGTTCTCTCTGGCGCGGATGCGGCTCCCTATCCCTACCCCCACctcctctctgtctctctcccgCTTTCTCCCCACGGGCGGATGCGATTTTTTTAgcaaaagttgattttttttttgacgaggTTCTTGGAGCCAATGTTGATCACGTGAACCCGGCGAAGGAATGGTCACCActtccctctctcctccacgcAAGCACTTTTTCTACCTGGACAAACATTGACACATGTCACGTGCGTGCACCGTGAATGGCCTCAGAGACCCAATCTGATGTTTCTCCTGCCATCGCTCAGGTTATTGTGCCTATGAATGCActaaggccattcacagtgcATGTATGTGGCGTTTGGTCTCGATGCACCAGCTCGGCGATTCCCCTCTACACAAGCGTTGGTCGTAACCCTGTGAAGTCCGCGGAACCAATTTTGTGCACTCGTTCTTCTCACAAAATCAAGGTCGCGTGGCATGGGGGAGAACGGTGCAGACGCATTGTGAGGTTGTGGCCTTACGGGTTCGTGGCTCCGCGCTTCCCCTCCCCATCCCCCGAGCTGGCgatgaaggaagaagaagagatggcggcggaggaggaagaggaggcgacAAATCTGGTGCCTACCTACTTGACGCCCCCCGAGCCATGTTGTCACTCATTGTCGTGTGTCGCTCCAACCCACCGGACCCATCCTCGTTTTCTGATCTATGCTGCTGCTCGTCATCATCGCCCACTCCAAGCCGCAACGACCTCTCCTTGACCCCTCCACAGCCTCAATGGGAGCCTCCACGACCCATCCAGATCGATGCGCCACCGAGGAGAGGGTAGAGGCCGCGCTGCCGCTCGTCCTTGTTGCCCATAGCCATGGGCGCCGacgaggagagagaaaggattTGGCACCGACGAGGAGAGGGGTGAAGGGATTTAGCgccagagaggggaggagagaggggagatcTGGCGAGCTTCGGGCTTGTTTTGGCCGCCCGGCGCTGTCGCTTCATGGGGACCACCGCTGCAAACAACCCTCCGCCTGGCTCGCCGTCACCGCTTCTGCCTTTCACGAGAGCATGTGGGTTGGGGAAAGGGGAAGCATCGGTTTTGGGGAGAGAGACGGAAAAAGGCgagaaaaatattgttttttcaTGGACCCCAGTTAAGGCTACATAGCACGGTGAAACTTGTGGCTAACATTATTCTTTGGTGTTCTTGGACCTACGTGACATATGAGGTCTGGCAAAATTCGATGTTGCACTGCTAATGCCCTAAGCAGTGGTCCCTAGGCACCACCTGCCGTCACCCCCCATCTCTAGTGCAACCTTCACCGCAGAGCACCTGGACGGACTGGCAGCGCTCACTTCGATGACAAGCTATGCCcttgccaccaccacctccaagaACTATGCATGGAAGGCAATGGCACT encodes:
- the LOC107281947 gene encoding uncharacterized protein, which encodes MNLEDLRLSLAQQPNARSVLETIWGCPENIQMRAVVCLWQWWKQMNEVREGGKARDPIDLAYIIDNQGEEFLKLNWKEGKLKERRMAKWRKPTSDVLNINSDGAFHSSTKQGGWGYVIRDHHGRVVQAGAGGADNMMDAFHSEIIACAAAVGAASERGIMKVEFEIGSLLLKSTLQENSFNLSVMGGVILEIKNVISRRFISFLVNYCPRECNK
- the LOC107275487 gene encoding disease resistance protein RGA5 is translated as MEGALVSTATGALKPVLAKLAALLGDKYTIFKGLHKEIKSLSTELMAIHAFLLNMSEEENPDAQDQAWMTEVRELSYDMEDIIDEFMVHVDDESATPDGFISKCKKSLANMKTKRRIAKAIEDFKSQINIVGERHARYRSEKTICRTSNTIIDHRALSIFEHASNLVGIEGPKNEVIKLLSDDDGCESKQQHPKVVSVVGFGGLGKTTLAYQVYQQLKGNFSCSVFVSVSRNPDMMRILRTILSEVTQRDYAVTEAGDEQQLIIKISNFLSKKRYFVVIDDIWNVEIWNIIKGAFSMNSRCSKIITTTRISDVARSCCSSFRGHLYNIRPLDTVHSRTLFHRRLFNPQEKCPSHLEEVSDQILKKCDGLPLAIIAISGLLANKLRTKDQWEHVKNSIGCALERNPTVEGMISILSLSYFDLPPHLKTCLLYLSIFPEDYVIRKNDLILRWIAEGFIHKEDSNTLYESGEMCFNELVNRNLLQLEKQNYNGCRVHDTVLDFIISMSKKNNFVTLVTSPCLTIEGQNKIRRLSLQVGSEEGNSIQRTMLSHARSLDVFWLHLQEIPSLVEFRHLRVLSFQGCRWLQSQHLANIGKLFQLRFLNLRKTGLNELPEEIGFLQNLQALNLEGSNMHRLPPHITRLGNLVHLFTDIRIQLPEGIAKMRSLETLKWVDLSNHSSNIVKELGQLENLRELKLFMPNDDICDEHVKVIASCLVELGRHNLRRLYIVGYTELPNSLLPDPWCPSPLKLEELDISDSPMVQVPSWMRSFVQLKRLGLILKDVSDEDLTTLGRLPSLLHLHLNIPRGEPGYEDRLLISGCHGFSCLRQFYLTGQQPIFTAGSMPRLELLRVEMDESKPEFLTNASLENLPCLTTVKCLLFNFQRGEVAQNGKTAMARAMSSHPNHPSLVYE